In a genomic window of Candidatus Zixiibacteriota bacterium:
- a CDS encoding RNA polymerase sigma factor: MNDNVPELLRRFVQGDAEAFAGLVTRYQRKVYNLAYQMLGNHLDADEVVQETFVRIYRRRKELTDVTNFTSFLVRVATNYAIDLLRKQKGHSQIDDSTTLSGEIQTELAQKVSTPKEVYRNKVLMEEIRRALDTLPPRQRTTVLLHDVEGLSKAEVAEILECPEATVRSNLHIARKKLKAILKKRLATKE; this comes from the coding sequence ATGAACGATAATGTCCCGGAGCTGTTACGAAGATTCGTACAAGGCGACGCTGAGGCCTTCGCGGGACTGGTGACCCGATATCAGAGGAAGGTCTACAATCTGGCCTACCAGATGCTGGGCAACCATCTCGATGCCGATGAGGTTGTTCAGGAGACCTTTGTACGGATTTACCGGCGACGAAAGGAGTTAACCGATGTAACCAACTTCACCTCGTTCCTGGTTCGAGTGGCTACGAACTACGCTATCGACCTGTTGCGTAAGCAAAAGGGTCATAGCCAGATAGACGACTCGACCACCCTTTCGGGCGAAATCCAGACAGAGCTGGCCCAGAAGGTCAGCACGCCCAAAGAGGTGTACCGGAACAAGGTGTTGATGGAAGAGATCAGGCGGGCGCTCGACACTCTGCCACCAAGACAGAGGACCACCGTGCTGCTTCATGATGTCGAAGGGCTTTCGAAAGCGGAAGTGGCCGAGATTCTCGAATGCCCCGAGGCGACCGTCAGATCAAACCTTCACATCGCGCGGAAGAAGCTCAAGGCGATACTGAAAAAGCGCCTTGCCACCAAGGAGTAA
- a CDS encoding zf-HC2 domain-containing protein, translating to MTCSHIRALLDDLLDRELPPSIEASVKGHIQACESCRREFEELDKLRGLMFGLSVPEPPTEYWQESLELIRARTVESVRFIPQPGSSQQRTSERAQFYRALLAVAASLIVFFGSLLIGSSDSLVSRPQAVAPSSTTPTSIDLPKVTVSRTNYISADEQTLIAGSMLLVGTPGMLASSSSLAIALGSD from the coding sequence ATGACTTGTTCACATATCAGAGCGCTCTTGGACGATCTGCTTGACCGGGAGCTCCCCCCCTCAATCGAGGCCTCGGTAAAGGGCCATATACAGGCCTGTGAATCGTGCCGTCGCGAGTTCGAGGAGCTGGACAAGCTCAGAGGGCTCATGTTCGGTCTTTCGGTACCGGAGCCGCCGACCGAATACTGGCAGGAATCTCTCGAACTGATCCGGGCGCGGACAGTTGAGTCTGTGCGCTTCATCCCGCAACCCGGCTCATCTCAACAGCGTACTTCGGAGCGGGCGCAATTCTATAGGGCACTACTCGCGGTAGCGGCATCGCTGATAGTGTTTTTCGGGTCACTGCTGATCGGCTCTTCCGATTCTCTGGTGAGCAGACCTCAGGCGGTCGCCCCTTCGTCGACCACGCCGACCAGTATCGACCTTCCCAAGGTCACAGTATCAAGGACGAATTATATATCGGCTGATGAACAAACGCTGATTGCCGGAAGCATGTTGTTAGTGGGCACTCCCGGCATGTTGGCGAGTTCCTCAAGTCTGGCCATTGCCCTGGGTTCAGACTGA
- the ruvA gene encoding Holliday junction branch migration protein RuvA gives MISRIRGKLMQLSEQSALIENGGVSYEIRLPSALVDRLKDDNRIGSEIQFETLYYIEAGDRRSSHYPRLVGFINPIDREFFSLYLQVPGMGVTKGLKSLILPVSEIAAAIETKDATKLKRLPGVGGRLADKIIAELVGKCARFALARGSEPLAAKPTVAAPFVEEAMAILEQLQYTRSEAKTMIDTALKADPKVNQAEDLISLIFRSSLSSRGDA, from the coding sequence GTGATAAGTCGCATCCGGGGTAAGCTCATGCAGCTAAGCGAGCAGTCGGCGCTGATCGAAAACGGGGGAGTGTCGTACGAGATCCGGCTTCCGTCGGCGCTGGTCGACCGTCTCAAAGACGACAACCGGATCGGCTCGGAAATCCAGTTCGAGACGCTCTACTACATCGAGGCGGGCGACCGCCGTTCGAGCCACTACCCCCGGCTGGTCGGATTCATCAACCCGATCGACCGCGAGTTCTTCTCGCTCTATCTCCAAGTGCCGGGGATGGGGGTCACGAAAGGCCTCAAGTCGTTGATTCTGCCGGTCAGCGAGATCGCGGCCGCTATTGAGACCAAAGACGCCACCAAGCTCAAGCGGCTCCCCGGCGTGGGGGGGCGTCTGGCCGACAAGATTATCGCGGAGCTGGTCGGGAAGTGTGCCCGGTTCGCCCTGGCGCGTGGCTCGGAGCCGCTGGCGGCCAAGCCGACAGTCGCGGCGCCGTTTGTCGAAGAAGCGATGGCTATTCTCGAACAGCTTCAGTATACTCGGTCGGAGGCGAAAACGATGATCGATACCGCGCTCAAAGCCGATCCGAAAGTGAACCAGGCCGAGGACCTGATCTCGCTCATATTCCGGTCAAGTCTTTCGTCACGAGGTGATGCCTGA
- the ispD gene encoding 2-C-methyl-D-erythritol 4-phosphate cytidylyltransferase, giving the protein MAKTSAVIVAAGNSVRFGGAVPKQFVAVAGRPLLAWTIERFEKAESIDEIVLVVAEDQLLFAGEKVVSRFGFSKVTRVIPGGETRQKSVLKGLESLSLTTGLVAIHDGARPLVAPEDINDVVKAAGLEKAAILAVRVSDTVKRVKERFVMATQDRADLWLAQTPQVFEHDLILESHRRAAAKRVDVTDDAALVEVAGFKVCVVEARSPNFKVTTREDLMLVETLLNGEIGE; this is encoded by the coding sequence ATGGCCAAAACCTCAGCAGTGATAGTCGCAGCCGGCAATTCAGTGCGTTTCGGCGGCGCCGTTCCCAAGCAGTTTGTCGCGGTGGCGGGGCGGCCGCTCTTAGCGTGGACAATCGAGCGGTTTGAGAAAGCTGAGTCTATCGATGAAATAGTGCTGGTAGTTGCTGAGGACCAGTTGTTGTTTGCCGGTGAGAAAGTGGTCAGCCGATTTGGTTTTTCCAAAGTGACGCGGGTGATTCCGGGCGGCGAGACGCGCCAGAAGTCGGTGCTGAAAGGGCTTGAGAGCTTGTCCCTAACTACCGGTCTGGTGGCCATACACGACGGGGCTCGCCCGTTGGTAGCGCCGGAAGACATCAATGACGTAGTTAAAGCTGCCGGATTGGAAAAGGCGGCGATTCTGGCTGTCCGGGTTTCCGATACGGTCAAGCGTGTCAAAGAGAGATTCGTCATGGCGACACAAGATCGCGCCGATCTCTGGCTGGCTCAGACGCCGCAGGTATTCGAGCACGATCTGATTCTCGAGTCCCACAGGCGCGCAGCAGCCAAGCGTGTGGATGTGACCGACGATGCCGCGCTGGTCGAGGTGGCCGGATTCAAAGTCTGTGTGGTCGAGGCGCGCTCGCCCAATTTCAAAGTCACCACGCGTGAGGACCTGATGCTGGTGGAGACGCTTCTTAATGGGGAAATCGGTGAGTAA
- the ruvB gene encoding Holliday junction branch migration DNA helicase RuvB — MGLERIVGGDQLNPDEDLTQYSLRPKTLKEFIGQKELCDKLNVLLEAAQGRNEPVEHMLLYGPPGLGKTTLAHIITHEMNTKIIATSGPALQRAGDLMGILTNLNHGDILFIDEIHRLSAVIEEFIYPAMEDFKVDFVVDKGAFAKVINVPLKRFTLIGATTRAGMLSAPLRDRFGLYYHLDFYPAEDLAEVVLRSAKLLDIAIDSEASKVVAARSRGTPRIANRLLRRVRDYAAVKGDGRVTPEIATTALDVEGIDSAGLDALDRKLLETIIQYYHGGPVGIEALGATLNEEVDTLVDMVEPFLLKIGFVQRTRRGRVVSNEAAKHLGMLLSNNRQQDLF, encoded by the coding sequence ATGGGGCTGGAGCGGATAGTCGGCGGGGACCAGCTTAATCCGGACGAGGACCTGACCCAGTACTCGCTCCGTCCGAAAACGCTCAAGGAGTTTATCGGCCAGAAAGAACTCTGTGACAAGCTAAACGTGCTGCTTGAGGCCGCGCAGGGGCGGAATGAGCCGGTCGAGCACATGCTCCTCTACGGCCCGCCGGGACTGGGGAAGACTACGCTGGCGCATATTATCACCCACGAGATGAACACCAAGATAATCGCCACCTCAGGCCCGGCCCTGCAGCGGGCGGGCGATCTGATGGGTATTCTCACCAATCTGAACCACGGCGATATTCTGTTCATCGATGAAATCCACCGGCTGTCGGCGGTGATCGAGGAGTTCATCTATCCGGCGATGGAGGATTTCAAGGTTGATTTCGTGGTCGATAAGGGGGCGTTCGCTAAAGTAATCAATGTTCCCCTCAAGCGGTTTACGCTGATCGGCGCGACCACGCGGGCCGGGATGCTCTCGGCGCCGCTCCGCGACCGGTTTGGACTGTACTATCATCTCGATTTCTACCCGGCCGAGGATTTGGCGGAGGTGGTCCTCCGCTCGGCGAAACTGCTCGATATCGCCATCGATTCGGAGGCGTCAAAAGTAGTTGCGGCGCGCTCGCGGGGCACCCCGCGAATAGCCAATCGTCTGCTCAGGCGAGTGCGCGACTACGCTGCAGTCAAAGGTGACGGCCGGGTCACGCCGGAGATCGCCACGACCGCGCTCGATGTCGAGGGGATTGACTCAGCCGGTCTCGATGCGCTCGACCGGAAACTGCTCGAGACGATTATCCAGTATTACCACGGCGGCCCGGTGGGAATCGAGGCGCTGGGGGCGACACTCAACGAGGAAGTGGATACGCTGGTAGACATGGTTGAACCGTTTTTGCTGAAAATCGGGTTCGTGCAGCGGACCCGCCGGGGGCGGGTGGTATCCAACGAGGCCGCCAAGCACCTGGGTATGTTGTTGTCTAACAACAGACAACAAGATCTTTTTTGA
- the ruvC gene encoding crossover junction endodeoxyribonuclease RuvC, with amino-acid sequence MRVLGIDPGLNVTGYSILDVHDRAIKLVEAGVVRTNPHAEMGERLSEIAGEIGRVIAQFSPDALAVEELYSHYDHPKTAIIMGHARGVIFLKAAEAGLSIFPYASTRIKKSLTGNGRASKEQVQRMIRSTLNLLEVPEPPDVADALAIALCHCRSLEHQEVLS; translated from the coding sequence ATGCGCGTTCTGGGTATCGATCCGGGTCTCAATGTCACCGGCTATAGCATACTCGACGTCCACGACCGGGCCATCAAACTGGTCGAGGCCGGAGTCGTGCGCACCAATCCGCACGCCGAGATGGGCGAACGGCTCTCCGAAATCGCGGGCGAAATTGGAAGAGTGATAGCCCAGTTCTCGCCCGACGCGCTCGCGGTCGAGGAGCTCTACTCGCATTACGATCATCCGAAAACCGCCATCATCATGGGCCATGCACGCGGGGTGATCTTTCTCAAGGCGGCCGAGGCGGGCCTGAGCATATTCCCGTATGCGTCGACACGCATCAAGAAGTCCCTCACCGGCAACGGCCGCGCCAGCAAGGAACAGGTGCAGCGGATGATTCGCTCCACGCTCAATTTGCTCGAGGTACCGGAGCCGCCCGATGTTGCCGACGCGCTCGCGATCGCGCTATGCCACTGCCGCTCGCTCGAGCATCAGGAGGTGCTGTCGTGA
- the queA gene encoding tRNA preQ1(34) S-adenosylmethionine ribosyltransferase-isomerase QueA, whose product MKLTLFDYDLPKRLIAQFPTRRRDQSRLMVINRTSGEIRHRKFADLVEYLNPGDALVVNNTKVFKARLLGKRATGGQVEIFLIRRSDSERGEIWEALAQPSRRLKEGERILFGPEDSCALDQYLGDGRWTVVFSSKTVRERIVARYGHVPLPQYIARDDQPADLRRYQTVFARPEQTGAVAAPTAGFHLTRGLLGKVRTRRAAVCEITLHVGPGTFKPISVDDIGHHTVDPEHARLPEEVASVVNETRRRGGKTVAVGTTSVRTLESAPWQGDRVLPFAGLVDLYIRPGHRFRLVDHLVTNFHLPKSSLLVLVSAFAGRELILAAYAEAVREEYRFYSYGDAMLIL is encoded by the coding sequence ATGAAACTAACGCTTTTCGACTACGATCTCCCCAAGCGGCTTATAGCGCAGTTCCCCACGCGGAGGCGCGACCAGTCCCGCCTTATGGTTATAAATCGAACCAGCGGCGAGATTCGGCACCGCAAGTTCGCTGACTTGGTCGAATATCTGAACCCCGGGGATGCGCTTGTGGTCAACAACACGAAAGTGTTCAAAGCGCGGCTGTTGGGGAAGCGGGCGACTGGTGGGCAAGTGGAGATCTTTCTGATCAGGCGGAGTGACAGTGAACGCGGTGAAATCTGGGAGGCGCTGGCGCAGCCGTCGAGACGGCTCAAGGAAGGAGAGCGCATTCTGTTCGGCCCTGAAGATTCCTGTGCGCTTGATCAGTATTTAGGCGATGGCCGGTGGACAGTTGTATTTAGTTCAAAGACGGTGCGGGAGCGAATAGTCGCACGCTACGGCCATGTGCCGTTGCCGCAGTATATCGCTCGGGACGATCAACCCGCCGATCTGCGCCGCTACCAGACAGTATTTGCTCGGCCGGAACAAACCGGGGCTGTCGCCGCACCGACAGCCGGATTTCATCTTACTAGGGGGCTGTTGGGGAAGGTACGGACACGCAGGGCGGCAGTGTGCGAGATCACTCTCCATGTTGGCCCGGGAACCTTCAAGCCGATCAGTGTCGACGATATCGGGCATCACACGGTCGACCCGGAGCACGCTCGCCTCCCGGAGGAGGTCGCGTCAGTGGTTAACGAGACCCGCCGGAGGGGCGGGAAGACAGTCGCGGTGGGGACGACTTCGGTGCGGACGCTTGAGTCAGCGCCCTGGCAGGGCGACCGGGTCTTACCGTTTGCCGGGCTGGTTGATTTGTATATCCGGCCGGGGCACCGGTTTCGACTGGTTGACCATCTGGTTACGAATTTCCACCTGCCTAAGTCGTCACTCCTGGTGCTGGTGTCGGCCTTTGCGGGACGGGAGCTGATTCTTGCGGCCTATGCGGAGGCGGTGCGCGAGGAGTACCGTTTCTACAGCTACGGCGACGCCATGCTGATTCTATAA